One genomic window of Clostridioides sp. ES-S-0054-01 includes the following:
- a CDS encoding sodium:solute symporter family protein, translating into MLLLIVTCAIYIWIGFYFSKKVKTASDFLIAGRNLPLPILAATIAATSFGGGCLVGGVQWGAERGLWVGMYSTIGAALACFINAFFAGKLRNLSCDITPADYIETRYGHSVFLRAYQSLVTPISILAIMGSQLISFGSVSTAFGIPYDIAVIIGVIVIIIYTYTSGMWGVAVSAFIQLAICIVFLPIVAYISLKLVGDNPLLMLQSMVKEPFFPGDKSISDFMYTVLPLVLGSIFSYESFLRYQCADNAKNAVKSSVIAGFILLFLAFPIGIIGAIGGSLFPNISSVQVLPQMISTTLPPLISVLFLAAILAAIMSTADSLMTSMSAIISRDIYNKLLHPNIEFNDLKNTLKYSQVASAFTAIIGAIIALKFDSLLELLFWPAPLCTGVIFAPFVIGLCWKGATKKGAIYAVTVSVILAFLNMIGILTVSDRILVPIIGGSITIFIVSKFSKKIEKRGIYSKYVKIRKRQRNKS; encoded by the coding sequence ATGTTACTTTTAATTGTTACGTGCGCAATATACATATGGATTGGTTTTTATTTTTCAAAAAAAGTTAAAACAGCATCCGATTTCCTAATTGCAGGTAGAAATCTTCCTTTACCCATACTAGCTGCAACTATTGCTGCTACATCTTTTGGAGGGGGGTGCTTAGTTGGTGGAGTTCAATGGGGAGCTGAAAGAGGACTGTGGGTTGGCATGTATTCTACTATAGGTGCAGCTTTAGCTTGCTTTATAAATGCATTTTTTGCAGGAAAATTAAGAAACTTATCTTGTGATATAACACCTGCTGATTATATTGAAACTAGGTATGGTCATAGTGTATTTTTAAGAGCTTATCAGAGTCTTGTAACACCAATATCAATACTAGCCATTATGGGCAGTCAATTAATTTCTTTTGGTTCTGTATCTACTGCATTTGGTATCCCTTATGATATAGCAGTAATTATAGGAGTTATAGTCATCATTATATATACTTATACATCAGGAATGTGGGGAGTTGCAGTATCAGCATTTATTCAACTTGCTATTTGTATAGTGTTTTTGCCAATAGTGGCTTATATAAGCTTAAAATTAGTTGGCGACAACCCTTTACTTATGTTACAATCAATGGTAAAAGAACCATTCTTTCCAGGAGATAAGTCAATTAGTGATTTTATGTATACAGTTTTACCATTAGTTTTAGGCTCGATATTTTCTTATGAAAGTTTTTTAAGATATCAATGTGCTGATAATGCTAAAAATGCAGTTAAAAGTAGTGTAATTGCAGGATTTATACTATTATTTCTTGCCTTCCCTATAGGAATAATTGGAGCTATTGGTGGTAGTTTATTTCCAAACATATCATCTGTCCAGGTTTTACCTCAAATGATATCAACTACCTTACCACCATTAATCTCTGTATTATTCTTAGCTGCTATACTAGCTGCCATAATGTCTACTGCCGATTCATTAATGACCTCAATGAGTGCTATCATATCAAGAGATATTTATAACAAATTGTTACACCCTAATATAGAATTTAATGATTTGAAAAATACTCTAAAGTATTCTCAAGTTGCATCAGCTTTTACAGCTATAATAGGTGCAATTATAGCGCTTAAATTTGATAGTTTATTAGAATTGTTATTTTGGCCAGCTCCACTATGTACAGGTGTAATATTTGCACCATTTGTAATTGGTCTTTGCTGGAAAGGTGCTACAAAAAAGGGGGCTATATATGCTGTTACAGTAAGTGTTATATTGGCATTCTTAAATATGATTGGAATTCTTACTGTATCTGACAGAATTTTAGTTCCTATAATAGGTGGTTCTATTACAATATTTATAGTTAGCAAATTTTCAAAAAAGATTGAAAAGAGAGGTATATACAGTAAATATGTCAAAATCAGAAAAAGGCAAAGAAACAAAAGCTAG
- a CDS encoding TetR/AcrR family transcriptional regulator codes for MSKSEKGKETKASIIRAARELFFEQGYHKTTTRQIAERANTNLGLISYYFSSKSEIGAIIYEDIRNEMQSLIYNYHEEGTMMMFFLAMNADLCFLLKNEAYRNFYLDIAYEEAILSYQRSVTEMVMKRYVNDKESIEHDELILSCIGILAMKPEIIRVYISHKYDISSQAVIKYFTKQFLINLGHSTDLCEDILEELSKYYIDIVDNFTPIITRIRT; via the coding sequence ATGTCAAAATCAGAAAAAGGCAAAGAAACAAAAGCTAGTATTATAAGGGCTGCTAGAGAATTATTTTTTGAACAAGGTTATCATAAGACAACAACTAGGCAAATTGCAGAAAGAGCCAATACAAATTTAGGTCTAATAAGCTATTACTTCTCAAGTAAAAGCGAAATAGGAGCTATAATATATGAAGATATAAGAAATGAAATGCAGTCTTTAATCTATAACTATCATGAAGAAGGTACTATGATGATGTTCTTTCTTGCTATGAATGCTGACCTTTGCTTCCTTCTAAAAAATGAAGCATATAGAAATTTTTATTTGGATATAGCTTATGAAGAAGCTATCTTAAGCTATCAACGAAGTGTAACTGAAATGGTCATGAAAAGATATGTTAATGATAAAGAATCTATAGAACATGATGAGTTAATACTTTCTTGTATTGGTATACTTGCTATGAAACCTGAAATAATTAGGGTTTATATTTCACACAAGTACGATATATCTTCTCAAGCTGTAATAAAGTATTTTACAAAACAATTTCTCATTAACCTTGGTCATAGCACTGATTTATGCGAAGATATTTTAGAAGAGCTGAGCAAATACTATATAGATATAGTTGATAACTTCACTCCAATAATAACTCGCATAAGAACTTAA
- a CDS encoding AI-2E family transporter produces the protein MKINWNTKYTTIAIYTFIIAACSIIFYLVSSQIDVFSNNLDAIFTTLQPFIIGFAIAYLLNFILKFYEDRVFIKSEKLKSLKQKSKRGLGLLLTYATAALILYLFMYFVLPQVIESIIGLANDIPMYVNNATKLIDKLMIDLNLDEQYFSLAVDKWNEFVAYIIKFVTDLIPILGNILKNVASSIWNIVLGLIVSVYLLIDKEKFYGLSKKITYALFTETQASRILELTHRSNYTFGRFLGGKILDSFIIGILTFVILTLVKMPYALLISVIIGITNIIPFFGPLFGAIPSTIIVLFVSPIKALWLLLIILIIQQIDGNIIGPKILGDSIGISAFWILFSLLVAGKLLGFIGMVIGVPMFAVIYSIIKDIIEGKLDKKGLPTDTSDYM, from the coding sequence ATGAAAATTAATTGGAATACAAAGTACACAACAATAGCAATTTACACATTTATAATAGCTGCTTGTAGTATCATATTTTATCTAGTATCATCACAAATTGATGTATTTTCTAATAATTTAGATGCTATATTTACGACTTTACAGCCTTTTATAATAGGATTTGCTATTGCATATCTTCTTAATTTTATTTTAAAATTTTATGAAGATAGAGTTTTTATAAAAAGTGAGAAATTAAAAAGCTTAAAACAAAAATCAAAAAGAGGATTGGGTCTTTTATTAACATATGCAACAGCTGCATTGATACTTTACTTATTTATGTATTTCGTATTACCTCAAGTAATTGAGAGTATTATTGGACTAGCAAATGATATACCGATGTATGTAAATAATGCAACTAAGCTTATTGATAAATTAATGATTGATTTAAATCTTGATGAACAATATTTTAGTTTGGCAGTAGACAAATGGAATGAGTTTGTTGCATACATCATAAAATTTGTAACAGATTTAATACCAATATTAGGAAACATATTAAAGAATGTAGCTTCTAGTATATGGAACATTGTATTAGGACTAATTGTTTCAGTATACTTACTAATTGATAAGGAAAAATTTTATGGATTAAGTAAAAAAATAACTTATGCGTTATTTACAGAAACACAAGCTTCTAGAATTTTAGAGTTAACTCATAGAAGTAACTATACATTTGGAAGATTCCTAGGTGGCAAGATATTAGATTCATTCATTATAGGTATTTTAACATTTGTGATACTTACATTAGTTAAAATGCCATATGCATTATTAATATCAGTTATAATTGGTATTACAAATATTATCCCTTTCTTTGGACCTTTATTTGGAGCAATACCATCTACAATAATAGTATTGTTTGTTTCTCCTATAAAAGCTTTATGGTTATTGTTGATTATATTAATAATACAACAAATAGATGGAAATATTATAGGACCTAAAATACTAGGAGATTCAATTGGTATATCTGCATTTTGGATTTTATTCTCATTATTGGTTGCAGGAAAGCTATTAGGTTTTATTGGCATGGTTATAGGAGTTCCTATGTTTGCTGTAATTTATTCTATAATTAAAGATATTATTGAGGGTAAATTGGATAAGAAGGGATTACCAACAGATACTTCTGATTATATGTAG
- a CDS encoding aldehyde dehydrogenase, with protein MEINELVMVQRKYYNTGKTRDISFRLEQLKKLKSVVLQNEEKILLALKKDLNKSDFEGFMTEVGMFYSELDFAIKNIRKWSKIKRVSSGMVNFPSISKIIPQPYGVTLIMSPWNYPFQLALIPLVWSLAAGNCVILKPSEYSVSTSSIVKDIIENAFSKEYIAVVQGSQEESEKLLLERFDYIFFTGSTNVGRIVMKSASEHLTPITLELGGKSPCIILKDADIDLTAKRLTWGKLINAGQTCVAPDYILVHEDRKEELIEKIKYYINKYFGDNPCNNEQFPKIINEKHFNRILSLIDNDKVVYGGNFNKEILKIEPTIVDNTNWDDDIMKEEIFGPIFPILSYKDLDEVVKEIIQRPNPLALYIFTKNKHLENKLLEMIPAGGCCINDTIIHIATNYLPFGGVGESGMGSYHGKAGFDTFTHYKSVLKKLNLDVPIRYAPYDNKLIKILKKIM; from the coding sequence ATGGAGATAAATGAGCTAGTGATGGTGCAAAGAAAATATTATAATACAGGTAAAACAAGAGATATATCGTTTCGTCTAGAACAGTTAAAGAAACTTAAGTCAGTTGTATTGCAAAATGAAGAAAAAATACTTTTGGCACTTAAGAAAGATTTAAATAAATCGGATTTTGAAGGTTTTATGACCGAGGTAGGTATGTTTTACAGTGAATTAGATTTTGCTATAAAAAATATAAGAAAATGGAGCAAAATAAAAAGAGTTAGTTCAGGTATGGTTAACTTTCCATCTATATCTAAAATTATTCCGCAACCTTATGGTGTTACGCTCATAATGTCACCTTGGAATTATCCATTCCAATTAGCACTTATACCATTAGTTTGGTCATTGGCAGCAGGGAATTGTGTTATATTGAAGCCTTCTGAATATTCTGTATCAACATCTAGTATAGTTAAAGATATAATTGAAAATGCTTTTTCAAAAGAATATATTGCAGTTGTTCAAGGAAGTCAAGAAGAAAGTGAAAAGTTATTATTAGAAAGATTTGATTATATATTTTTTACAGGAAGTACTAATGTTGGTAGAATAGTCATGAAATCAGCATCAGAGCATTTGACTCCTATAACTTTAGAACTTGGAGGAAAAAGCCCTTGTATTATCTTAAAAGATGCAGATATAGACCTTACTGCCAAAAGACTTACTTGGGGAAAACTAATAAATGCAGGACAAACATGTGTAGCCCCAGATTATATCTTAGTGCATGAAGATAGAAAAGAAGAGTTAATAGAAAAAATAAAGTATTATATTAATAAGTATTTTGGAGATAATCCATGTAATAATGAACAATTTCCTAAAATCATAAATGAAAAACATTTCAATCGTATATTATCTCTTATTGATAATGACAAAGTAGTCTATGGTGGAAATTTTAATAAGGAAATATTAAAGATAGAGCCAACTATAGTAGACAATACTAATTGGGATGATGATATAATGAAGGAAGAGATATTTGGACCTATATTTCCCATTCTAAGCTATAAAGATTTAGATGAAGTAGTAAAAGAAATTATACAAAGACCAAACCCATTAGCTCTTTATATTTTTACAAAAAATAAGCATTTAGAAAATAAACTTTTAGAAATGATTCCAGCAGGTGGATGTTGTATAAATGATACAATTATTCATATAGCTACGAATTACTTACCTTTTGGTGGTGTTGGCGAAAGTGGTATGGGTTCATATCATGGAAAAGCTGGATTTGATACATTTACTCATTATAAGAGCGTGTTAAAAAAATTAAATTTGGATGTTCCTATTAGATATGCTCCATATGATAATAAATTAATTAAGATTCTTAAAAAGATAATGTAG
- a CDS encoding flavodoxin, translating to MKNTVVIYKSKYGSTKKYAKWLSELLDCDIFEIKNINIEKVMKYDTIILGGGLYACNIAGISFFKKNYKELQKKNLVVFGVGATPYNDEVIKTLREVNFKGELDNIPCFYCRGAWDETKMSLLDRTLCSFFKKSIAKKERQGLKPVEAPLLSGEAFDWCNKENLEPILDYVKKL from the coding sequence ATGAAAAATACAGTAGTGATTTATAAGAGTAAATATGGTTCAACAAAAAAATATGCTAAATGGCTTTCAGAACTGTTGGATTGCGACATTTTTGAAATTAAGAATATCAATATAGAAAAAGTTATGAAATATGATACAATTATCTTAGGAGGAGGACTTTATGCTTGTAATATAGCAGGAATTTCTTTCTTTAAAAAAAATTATAAAGAATTACAGAAAAAGAATCTAGTAGTATTTGGTGTAGGGGCTACTCCATATAATGATGAAGTAATAAAGACCTTAAGAGAAGTAAACTTTAAGGGAGAATTAGATAATATTCCTTGTTTTTATTGTCGTGGGGCATGGGATGAAACAAAAATGTCTTTGTTAGACCGTACTCTTTGTAGCTTTTTTAAAAAATCTATAGCTAAAAAAGAACGTCAAGGTCTTAAACCAGTAGAAGCACCTTTATTGTCTGGAGAAGCTTTTGATTGGTGTAATAAAGAAAATTTAGAACCAATACTTGATTATGTAAAAAAACTTTAA
- a CDS encoding MarR family transcriptional regulator yields the protein MDMETLMKKFMIDDESRKQAIFTNIFVMQNKLQTTCDKLDPELTMKQWLLLAITTSVDETLTLTKLGDLMGCSRQNVKKLAIALENKGFVQIDQNEKDSRAASLLVKDKVNEYSEKVRDMQKEILDILFKDFTEQEVEQLFFGMIKLNTGIENIKKYIKNNELEK from the coding sequence ATGGATATGGAAACTTTAATGAAAAAATTTATGATAGATGATGAAAGTAGAAAACAAGCTATATTTACAAATATATTTGTAATGCAAAATAAACTTCAAACTACCTGTGATAAATTAGACCCAGAGCTAACAATGAAACAATGGTTACTTTTGGCAATTACTACTTCTGTAGATGAAACTCTTACATTAACTAAACTTGGAGATCTTATGGGATGTTCAAGACAAAATGTAAAAAAGTTAGCTATTGCTTTAGAAAATAAAGGTTTTGTACAAATTGACCAAAATGAAAAGGATTCAAGAGCTGCTAGTCTTTTAGTAAAAGATAAAGTAAATGAGTATTCTGAAAAAGTGAGAGATATGCAGAAAGAAATATTGGATATTCTATTTAAAGATTTTACAGAACAAGAAGTGGAACAATTATTTTTTGGAATGATAAAACTAAATACAGGAATTGAAAATATAAAAAAGTATATAAAAAATAATGAACTTGAAAAATAG
- the hflX gene encoding GTPase HflX, whose amino-acid sequence MDMAKKGIIVGLNINNKSEDFNELMIELENLCSACDIEVAGSITQNAKQVNRVYYIGTGKVDELLNLIKKENAEIVIFYNELSTSQLKNLEEKLNCEIIDRTALILDIFAKRAKTREAKLQVEVASLKYMLPRLIGSNENLGRQSGGVGTKNRGYGEKKLELDRRRIEEKITSLNRELNDLKFQRETQRSLRRKSNLPNVALVGYTNAGKSSIMNKLVDTFKNSEEKKVFEKNMLFATLETSVRNIVISNNKEFLLSDTVGFVSNLPHDLVKAFRSTLEEACEADILLHVIDISNPGYKSHIKVTEDTLKQIGADDIPLIHVYNKIDLIDKDVLDKIVDNIDKEGIFVSVKKDINIDRMIKCICDSIFKDYIRCSFLIPYDKGHIVSYFNENTSVISMEYREEGTFLDVECGNIEYNKYKKYVLE is encoded by the coding sequence ATGGATATGGCGAAAAAAGGGATAATAGTAGGATTAAACATAAATAATAAATCTGAGGATTTTAATGAACTGATGATTGAGCTTGAAAACTTATGTTCAGCATGTGATATTGAGGTTGCTGGAAGTATAACTCAAAATGCAAAGCAGGTTAATAGAGTGTATTACATTGGCACAGGTAAAGTTGATGAATTATTAAACTTAATAAAGAAGGAAAATGCAGAGATTGTTATATTTTACAATGAACTTTCTACATCACAACTAAAAAATCTTGAAGAAAAGCTTAATTGTGAAATTATAGATAGAACAGCATTGATACTTGATATATTTGCAAAGAGAGCAAAAACTAGAGAAGCTAAACTTCAAGTAGAAGTGGCAAGTTTAAAATATATGTTGCCAAGACTTATAGGTTCAAATGAAAATTTAGGGCGTCAAAGTGGTGGTGTTGGTACTAAAAATAGAGGTTATGGTGAGAAAAAGTTAGAACTTGACCGTAGAAGAATAGAAGAAAAGATAACATCTTTAAATAGGGAATTAAATGATTTAAAATTCCAAAGAGAAACTCAAAGAAGTCTGAGAAGAAAATCAAATCTTCCAAATGTAGCTCTAGTTGGATATACAAATGCTGGTAAATCTTCAATAATGAATAAATTAGTAGATACATTTAAAAACTCTGAAGAAAAGAAAGTATTTGAGAAAAACATGTTATTTGCTACACTGGAAACTTCTGTTAGAAATATAGTTATTTCAAATAACAAAGAATTTTTATTATCTGATACTGTTGGATTTGTAAGTAATCTACCTCATGATTTAGTAAAAGCATTTAGGTCAACATTAGAAGAAGCATGTGAGGCAGATATATTATTACATGTTATTGATATTTCAAATCCAGGCTATAAAAGTCATATTAAAGTAACAGAAGATACTTTAAAACAAATAGGTGCAGATGATATACCTCTGATACATGTTTATAATAAAATTGATTTAATTGATAAAGACGTATTAGATAAGATTGTAGATAATATCGACAAAGAAGGTATATTTGTTTCAGTTAAAAAAGATATAAATATAGATAGAATGATAAAGTGTATTTGTGATAGTATATTTAAAGATTATATAAGATGTAGCTTCTTAATTCCATATGACAAAGGTCATATAGTTTCTTATTTTAATGAGAATACAAGTGTTATAAGTATGGAATACAGAGAAGAGGGAACTTTTTTAGATGTAGAATGTGGAAATATAGAATATAATAAGTATAAAAAGTATGTTTTAGAGTAA
- a CDS encoding aminoglycoside 6-adenylyltransferase, with the protein MTKTQQEMIQNVLEFSKRDSRIIGLAISGSYITKSLDEYSDLDFLIVADDKSYEEVIEERLLIVEQFGTLVSAFTGEHVGEPRLIISLYDSPVLHVDFKFTTLDGLLDRVEDSAILYEENNCITEIYSKKEAYFPTPDLQWIEDRFWIWVHYACTKIGRRELFETIDFLSFLRQSVLAPLIQLLLGKLPRGVRKIELDAPQYIEALEKTVATHEYESCVNALQATINLYLELREELSQSPIVRKVEAERVALQYFQDLIK; encoded by the coding sequence ATGACTAAAACACAACAGGAAATGATACAAAACGTATTAGAATTTTCAAAAAGAGATAGTAGGATAATAGGACTTGCAATTAGCGGTTCTTATATCACAAAATCGTTAGATGAATATTCTGATTTGGATTTTCTGATTGTAGCAGATGATAAATCCTATGAAGAAGTTATCGAAGAGAGATTACTTATTGTGGAACAGTTTGGAACATTAGTTTCTGCTTTTACTGGCGAACACGTTGGAGAACCTCGATTGATAATTTCCCTCTATGATTCCCCTGTTCTTCATGTTGATTTTAAGTTTACAACCTTAGATGGTTTACTAGATAGGGTTGAAGATTCAGCTATTCTCTATGAAGAAAACAACTGCATAACAGAAATTTATTCTAAAAAAGAAGCATACTTCCCAACTCCAGACTTACAGTGGATTGAAGATAGATTTTGGATTTGGGTTCATTACGCTTGCACTAAGATTGGACGTAGAGAACTATTTGAAACAATTGATTTTTTATCTTTTTTAAGACAATCAGTACTTGCCCCATTAATACAGCTTCTCTTAGGTAAATTACCTCGTGGAGTTAGAAAAATTGAATTGGACGCACCCCAATATATTGAAGCATTAGAAAAGACGGTTGCTACCCATGAATATGAAAGCTGTGTTAATGCATTGCAGGCTACTATCAACCTGTATCTTGAGTTAAGAGAGGAATTATCACAAAGTCCTATTGTCCGAAAGGTTGAAGCTGAAAGGGTTGCATTACAGTATTTTCAAGATTTAATCAAATAA
- a CDS encoding Crp/Fnr family transcriptional regulator — protein MHLIDFMNEDIKKKLVKKTYKKKETILFAEQENEYVILMIDGIAEAFILNVKGNISTIHLYRSGSFFGEMEQFNDGKKPVEIVAFTDCNVYKLHRDDFLNWLRGDFEATKFLIREISSKLVVNAELIEELSSLSVKERLLRCISLHYYRSELNLLTKKQLASEVNAPIRSINRAINECVQEHLIAYENKRFSVINQREVLKNLPTT, from the coding sequence ATGCATTTAATTGATTTTATGAATGAAGATATTAAAAAGAAGCTTGTTAAAAAAACGTATAAAAAGAAAGAGACTATTCTTTTTGCTGAGCAAGAAAATGAATATGTAATTCTTATGATTGACGGTATTGCAGAAGCATTCATCTTAAATGTGAAAGGAAACATCTCAACTATTCATCTTTATAGAAGTGGTAGTTTTTTTGGAGAAATGGAACAATTTAATGATGGGAAAAAACCCGTTGAAATTGTCGCTTTCACAGATTGTAATGTATATAAACTTCATAGAGATGATTTTTTAAACTGGTTAAGGGGAGATTTTGAAGCTACAAAATTTCTGATTCGAGAAATATCTAGTAAATTAGTTGTAAATGCTGAATTAATTGAAGAATTATCATCTTTAAGTGTTAAAGAACGACTTCTGAGGTGTATATCCTTACACTATTATAGAAGTGAATTAAATCTGCTTACCAAAAAACAGCTTGCTAGCGAAGTAAACGCTCCAATTAGAAGCATTAATCGTGCTATAAATGAATGTGTACAAGAACATCTAATTGCTTATGAAAACAAAAGATTTAGTGTAATTAATCAGCGAGAGGTATTAAAGAATCTTCCTACAACATAA
- a CDS encoding YdcP family protein, with translation MELKHVIPNMEKTFGQLEYAGEGKVEQRRINGKPTILSRSYNLYSDIQRVDDIIVILPAEAGEKHFEIEQKVKLVNPRITAEGYKIGTRGFTNYIMYADDIVKA, from the coding sequence ATGGAGTTAAAACACGTAATACCCAACATGGAAAAAACATTTGGACAATTAGAATATGCTGGCGAGGGTAAAGTTGAACAGCGAAGAATCAATGGAAAACCTACCATTCTCTCACGAAGCTATAACCTTTATTCTGATATTCAAAGAGTGGACGATATTATCGTTATTCTTCCAGCCGAAGCTGGCGAAAAGCATTTTGAAATCGAGCAAAAAGTAAAATTAGTAAACCCACGTATTACAGCAGAGGGCTACAAAATCGGAACTCGTGGATTCACAAACTACATCATGTATGCTGACGATATCGTCAAGGCATAA
- a CDS encoding ABC transporter ATP-binding protein, whose product MSRMGKGPMGKSMGAGQKANDFKGTMRKLIAYLSKFKISIILVIVFAIGSASFSIVGPKILGKATTKIFEGLVSKVSGGNVGVDFNSIGKILAFLLFLYLISALFSFVQGFIMSGISQKVSYNLRKEISVKLDRLPMKYFDTKTHGEILSRITNDIDTLSQSLNQSMTQLITSVTTMIGVLIMMLSISGIMTLVAILILPISMFVISRIVKKSQKYFRSQQEYLGNVNGQVEETYSGQTIVKAFNREDEVIEEFDKLNDSLYNSAWKSQFLSGIMQPLMMFIGNLGYVMVSILGGWLAIKKTIEVGDIQSFIQYVRNFTQPMTQLAQVANLLQSTAAASERVFEFLEEEEEEQIAENAVSIDGLEGKIDFENVNFGYNPNKTIINDFSVNVKPGQKVAIVGPTGAGKTTIVKLLMRFYDVNSGSILIDGHNIKDFNRSELREMFGMVLQDTWLFSGSIMENIRYGKLNATDEEVIEAAKSAHVHRFIKTLPDGYNMKLNEEASNVSQGQKQLLTIARAILADPKILILDEATSSVDTRTEVLIQKAMDNLMEGRTSFVIAHRLSTIRDADMILVMNDGDIVEQGNHEELLKEGGFYANLYNSQFEEDEAM is encoded by the coding sequence ATGAGTAGAATGGGAAAAGGCCCTATGGGAAAATCTATGGGAGCAGGGCAAAAAGCAAATGATTTTAAAGGAACTATGCGAAAACTAATTGCATATTTATCTAAGTTTAAAATATCAATAATTTTGGTAATTGTATTTGCTATTGGGAGTGCATCATTTTCTATAGTAGGTCCAAAAATCTTAGGTAAGGCAACTACAAAGATATTTGAAGGATTAGTAAGCAAAGTTTCTGGAGGAAATGTAGGTGTAGATTTTAATTCAATTGGAAAAATCTTAGCATTTTTACTTTTCCTTTATTTGATAAGTGCATTATTCTCTTTTGTGCAAGGATTCATAATGAGTGGAATTTCCCAAAAAGTATCCTATAATTTAAGAAAAGAGATTTCGGTAAAATTGGATAGATTACCAATGAAATATTTTGATACTAAGACACATGGTGAAATATTATCAAGAATTACGAATGATATAGATACCTTAAGTCAAAGTTTGAATCAAAGTATGACACAACTTATAACATCAGTGACAACTATGATAGGTGTTTTGATAATGATGTTATCTATAAGTGGGATTATGACACTGGTAGCAATTTTAATATTGCCAATATCAATGTTTGTAATTTCAAGAATAGTAAAGAAATCACAAAAATACTTTAGGTCTCAACAAGAATATTTAGGAAATGTAAATGGTCAAGTTGAAGAAACTTATAGTGGTCAAACAATAGTAAAAGCATTTAATCGTGAAGATGAGGTAATTGAAGAGTTTGATAAATTAAATGATAGTTTGTATAATTCAGCATGGAAATCTCAATTTTTATCAGGTATAATGCAACCACTTATGATGTTTATTGGAAACTTAGGTTATGTAATGGTATCAATCTTAGGAGGTTGGCTAGCAATTAAGAAAACAATTGAGGTTGGGGATATACAGTCATTTATACAATATGTAAGAAACTTTACACAACCTATGACTCAACTTGCACAGGTTGCTAATTTACTACAATCAACAGCAGCAGCCTCTGAAAGAGTATTTGAGTTTTTAGAAGAGGAAGAAGAAGAGCAAATTGCTGAAAATGCAGTTTCAATAGATGGTTTAGAAGGCAAAATTGATTTTGAAAATGTCAACTTTGGATATAACCCAAACAAGACTATAATAAATGATTTTTCAGTAAATGTTAAACCAGGTCAAAAAGTTGCCATTGTTGGGCCTACAGGAGCAGGGAAGACTACAATAGTTAAACTTTTGATGAGATTTTATGATGTTAATAGTGGTTCAATATTGATTGATGGTCATAATATTAAAGATTTCAATCGTAGTGAACTTAGAGAAATGTTTGGTATGGTTCTCCAAGATACATGGTTATTTAGTGGTTCTATTATGGAAAACATAAGATACGGTAAGCTTAATGCTACAGATGAAGAAGTTATAGAGGCTGCTAAATCTGCACATGTTCATAGATTTATCAAGACATTACCAGATGGATATAATATGAAATTAAATGAAGAAGCAAGTAACGTTTCTCAAGGTCAAAAACAATTATTAACTATAGCTCGTGCTATTTTAGCTGACCCTAAAATCTTAATATTGGATGAAGCTACAAGTTCTGTAGATACTAGAACAGAAGTACTGATTCAAAAGGCTATGGATAATCTTATGGAAGGTAGAACAAGTTTTGTTATAGCCCACAGATTATCAACTATACGTGATGCTGATATGATTCTTGTAATGAATGATGGAGATATAGTTGAACAAGGAAATCATGAGGAACTTCTAAAAGAAGGTGGATTCTATGCTAATCTTTACAATTCTCAATTTGAAGAAGATGAAGCAATGTAA